A window of the Dunckerocampus dactyliophorus isolate RoL2022-P2 chromosome 19, RoL_Ddac_1.1, whole genome shotgun sequence genome harbors these coding sequences:
- the rnaseh1 gene encoding ribonuclease H1 isoform X2: MAKGKFFYAVRKGFKPGVYNSWDECKAQVDKFPAAAFKKFASEKDAWAFVRGVEPPGAPQVTKAAASDLSLLPKRGPEPLEYIPLGKKRSHVEEEEVVPSKRVKETDSACSGSTDGFTYMGDAVVVYTDGCATSNGKRGARAGIGVYWGPRHPLNVAERLQGRQTNQRAEIQAACKALQQAKEQNIKKLLVYTDSMFTINGVTKWVKNWKLNGWRLKDGGPVVNKDDFEKLDRLNQELQVVWMHIPGHAGYSGNEEADRLSREGAAKSTDNLH, from the exons ATGGCCAAAGGCAAGTTTTTCTACGCGGTGAGGAAAGGATTCAAACCTGGCGTCTACAACTCCTG GGACGAATGTAAAGCCCAGGTGGACAAATTCCCAGCAGCTGCCTTTAAGAAGTTTGCATCTGAGAAGGACGCCTGGGCGTTTGTTCGAGGAGTGGAACCTCCCGGAGCTCCTCAGGTCACCAAAG CCGCAGCGTCAGACCTCAGTCTGCTTCCTAAGAGAGGACCTGAGCCTTTGGAGTACATCCCGCTTGGGAAGAAGAGAAGTCATGTAGAAGAAGAGGAGGTGGTCCCATCCAAACGGGTCAAAGAGACTGACAGCGCTTGTTCAGGCAGCACAGATGGATTCACATACATGG GCGACGCGGTGGTCGTGTACACGGACGGCTGCGCTACATCCAATGGGAAGCGCGGTGCTCGAGCCGGCATTGGCGTCTACTGGGGCCCCCGCCATCCCCT GAACGTTGCAGAGCGACTGCAGGGAAGACAAACCAACCAGCGTGCAGAAATACAG GCAGCCTGCAAAGCACTGCAACAAGCCAAAGAACAAAACATCAAGAAGCTGCTGGTCTACACGGACAGCATGTTCACAATCAACG GTGTCACCAAGTGGGTGAAGAACTGGAAGCTGAACGGATGGAGGCTCAAGGACGGCGGTCCCGTCGTCAACAAAGACGACTTTGAGAAGCTGGACCGCCTCAACCAGGAGCTGCAGGTGGTCTGG ATGCACATTCCAGGCCATGCAGGCTACAGCGGCAACGAAGAGGCTGACAGATTGTCGAGGGAAGGAGCTGCCAAGTCCACAGACAATCTACACTGA
- the rnaseh1 gene encoding ribonuclease H1 isoform X1: MRVDGVYWRPHHDGGHPCALLSVMLRLARLFRAVTLARSVCSSVEEDMAKGKFFYAVRKGFKPGVYNSWDECKAQVDKFPAAAFKKFASEKDAWAFVRGVEPPGAPQVTKAAASDLSLLPKRGPEPLEYIPLGKKRSHVEEEEVVPSKRVKETDSACSGSTDGFTYMGDAVVVYTDGCATSNGKRGARAGIGVYWGPRHPLNVAERLQGRQTNQRAEIQAACKALQQAKEQNIKKLLVYTDSMFTINGVTKWVKNWKLNGWRLKDGGPVVNKDDFEKLDRLNQELQVVWMHIPGHAGYSGNEEADRLSREGAAKSTDNLH, encoded by the exons ATGAGAGTTGATGGGGTTTATTGGCGTCCACATCACGATGGCGGCCACCCTTGTGCTTTGCTGAGTGTCATGCTGAGACTAGCTCGTCTTTTTAGGGCGGTGACGTTAGCGAGAAGTGTCTGCAGCAGCGTTGAAGAAGACATGGCCAAAGGCAAGTTTTTCTACGCGGTGAGGAAAGGATTCAAACCTGGCGTCTACAACTCCTG GGACGAATGTAAAGCCCAGGTGGACAAATTCCCAGCAGCTGCCTTTAAGAAGTTTGCATCTGAGAAGGACGCCTGGGCGTTTGTTCGAGGAGTGGAACCTCCCGGAGCTCCTCAGGTCACCAAAG CCGCAGCGTCAGACCTCAGTCTGCTTCCTAAGAGAGGACCTGAGCCTTTGGAGTACATCCCGCTTGGGAAGAAGAGAAGTCATGTAGAAGAAGAGGAGGTGGTCCCATCCAAACGGGTCAAAGAGACTGACAGCGCTTGTTCAGGCAGCACAGATGGATTCACATACATGG GCGACGCGGTGGTCGTGTACACGGACGGCTGCGCTACATCCAATGGGAAGCGCGGTGCTCGAGCCGGCATTGGCGTCTACTGGGGCCCCCGCCATCCCCT GAACGTTGCAGAGCGACTGCAGGGAAGACAAACCAACCAGCGTGCAGAAATACAG GCAGCCTGCAAAGCACTGCAACAAGCCAAAGAACAAAACATCAAGAAGCTGCTGGTCTACACGGACAGCATGTTCACAATCAACG GTGTCACCAAGTGGGTGAAGAACTGGAAGCTGAACGGATGGAGGCTCAAGGACGGCGGTCCCGTCGTCAACAAAGACGACTTTGAGAAGCTGGACCGCCTCAACCAGGAGCTGCAGGTGGTCTGG ATGCACATTCCAGGCCATGCAGGCTACAGCGGCAACGAAGAGGCTGACAGATTGTCGAGGGAAGGAGCTGCCAAGTCCACAGACAATCTACACTGA